The following are encoded in a window of Methanobrevibacter ruminantium M1 genomic DNA:
- a CDS encoding GMP synthase subunit A has protein sequence MKILVINNKGQYNHRIQRTLQNLKIPSELVKNKLSISEIEEKEPIGLILGGGPSIDGVGNAAEYIKHFDIPILGICLGHQLIAKTFGGEVATSDTESYAQVKININEENPLFKGLTSPMDVWSSHKDEVHSLPEDFDIIAESSLCDIEAMKHKEKEIYGIQFHPEVHHTPKGEYIFKNFYEICQNYNE, from the coding sequence ATGAAAATTTTAGTTATTAATAATAAAGGGCAGTACAATCACAGGATTCAGAGAACTTTACAGAACTTAAAGATTCCATCTGAGCTTGTAAAAAATAAATTATCCATTTCAGAGATTGAAGAAAAGGAGCCTATAGGATTGATTCTAGGGGGAGGACCTTCAATCGATGGTGTAGGTAATGCAGCAGAGTATATAAAACATTTTGACATTCCTATTTTAGGAATATGTTTAGGCCATCAGTTAATAGCTAAAACTTTTGGTGGAGAAGTTGCCACTTCAGACACTGAAAGCTATGCTCAAGTAAAAATTAATATTAATGAAGAAAATCCACTTTTTAAAGGTCTCACATCACCTATGGATGTATGGAGTTCACATAAGGATGAAGTTCATTCTCTTCCGGAGGACTTTGATATCATTGCAGAGTCTTCTCTTTGCGATATTGAAGCAATGAAGCATAAAGAAAAAGAGATTTATGGAATTCAGTTCCATCCTGAGGTTCATCACACTCCAAAAGGTGAGTATATCTTTAAAAACTTTTATGAAATTTGTCAAAATTATAATGAGTAA
- a CDS encoding adhesin-like protein, translated as MKRRYKVLFLLAILTIISINAISASEIGLDDNNAIDENDGFKIKQDIMSEKIISDNEDADSNNANDVNTDSSDEVNEDNVIEQNTDTDTVDEDEEDPIIPVDTRLFNPDSVIKGNDLNIVLKDIDNNPLANQTIKFNINDKQYQRTTDKTGTAKLKINLSPKTHTFFIEYDGCDEYYPTNLVFDLKVIKPVQTKLSVKSTIVYKNNKLMVYLKTSDNKALANQKIKIGLPKKTYTRTTDKNGLASLNINLNPKTYSINLSYDGKGKYLPTSKKIKIHVFENELLGSTYYGKVELLKGIGNSSSKVKIAYVVGLHVLEHQIHDEVYNIMKQKTSMHYSYNVYKITLTKKSGNYNTDRMRGQILAKNYIVPHVNKQKYNLVVDVHSTTGVYYKKSYFIHVPQNRHKPSLNLANKAIKIINTLDKQSKIVYWSPDSQTSPPYLTLPIMKAGTPTFVFETLTSEPVSRSKYRANILINAVDKLFG; from the coding sequence ATGAAAAGAAGATATAAAGTTTTATTTCTATTGGCCATCTTAACTATAATAAGCATTAATGCCATTTCAGCTAGCGAAATTGGCTTAGATGACAATAATGCAATAGATGAGAATGATGGATTTAAAATTAAGCAAGACATAATGTCTGAAAAGATAATCTCTGATAATGAGGATGCAGATTCAAATAATGCAAATGATGTGAATACAGACTCATCCGATGAAGTAAATGAGGATAATGTAATAGAACAAAATACAGACACTGATACAGTTGATGAGGATGAAGAAGATCCAATCATTCCAGTAGACACTAGATTATTCAATCCAGATTCTGTTATAAAAGGAAACGATTTAAACATTGTTCTAAAAGACATCGACAACAATCCTCTTGCCAATCAGACAATCAAATTTAACATAAATGACAAACAGTACCAAAGAACTACGGATAAAACTGGAACTGCCAAATTAAAGATTAACTTAAGCCCAAAGACTCACACTTTCTTTATAGAGTATGACGGATGCGATGAATACTATCCGACCAATTTGGTATTTGACTTAAAAGTGATAAAGCCAGTTCAAACAAAATTAAGCGTAAAGTCAACAATTGTGTATAAAAACAATAAATTAATGGTTTATTTAAAAACCAGCGACAATAAGGCACTTGCAAACCAGAAAATAAAAATTGGATTGCCGAAAAAAACATACACAAGAACAACTGACAAGAACGGGCTTGCAAGCTTGAATATAAATTTAAATCCAAAAACATACAGCATAAACCTTAGCTATGACGGCAAAGGCAAATACCTCCCAACAAGCAAGAAAATAAAGATTCATGTCTTTGAAAACGAATTGCTTGGATCCACATACTATGGAAAGGTGGAATTGCTTAAGGGAATTGGAAACTCATCATCAAAGGTTAAAATAGCTTATGTGGTTGGACTTCATGTTTTGGAACATCAGATACACGATGAAGTTTACAATATCATGAAGCAGAAGACTTCAATGCATTATTCATATAATGTCTATAAGATTACCTTGACAAAGAAATCCGGAAACTACAATACAGACAGGATGAGAGGGCAAATACTTGCCAAAAACTATATTGTGCCTCATGTTAACAAGCAAAAGTATAATTTGGTCGTTGACGTTCATTCCACAACTGGAGTCTATTATAAAAAATCCTACTTCATACATGTTCCTCAAAACAGGCATAAGCCCTCCTTAAACTTGGCGAATAAAGCAATTAAAATAATAAACACTCTTGATAAGCAATCAAAGATTGTATATTGGTCTCCAGACTCACAGACAAGTCCGCCATATCTTACTTTGCCTATCATGAAAGCTGGAACTCCTACATTTGTCTTTGAGACCTTGACCTCAGAGCCAGTCTCCAGATCAAAGTATAGAGCAAATATTTTAATTAATGCTGTGGATAAGTTATTTGGTTAA